In a genomic window of Sinorhizobium meliloti:
- a CDS encoding autotransporter outer membrane beta-barrel domain-containing protein — translation MKHATRSRKARPRSSLTAFRPGDQAALPSERNTSHFLFVLAVGLGGAALAGEAYAGCNGSATQTIGQVDYGYTWSACWGDSGVDDKDEKNGDPGANITINTQASYTAGASLPYTMPWDSVGGVIMTYTMGGAGVDEGSAGAGGTVTITNYGPITLTTSTDPGSIGSLISATSFGGSGDGDNDNYKSNGGAGGSGGALTITNYGALSVESLSSNTARGMAGIHAVSKGGTGGNQNSGAAGDQFGGVGGSGGSISITNTGQVNLGSATNPLNGLDYVWGLAAQSIGQAGGHDNGAGGAGGAIRITNGSTGGNASVGAINIYSNSADSVRGIYAFSQGSYGTASQDSSDNGGAGADGDQFSIDTYSDITVVATGSGPNDLSGGIVAISQGGDGGAGTKSTTGGRGGNGSAFNSTLSVQSGVTVSTKGDYVAGVVGLAQGGRGGDGASGEKDSSGGKGGDVGEIQINVYGGSIETDGLEAYGLLGGSIGGQGGNGGDDTALVGTSGGGGYGGNAGGVGAYVTAGSKITTTGDFSAAVTLHSIGGGGGTGGDFTDVLGGGAGNGGNGGDGNTATINNAGGTIDTSGDHSYGILVQSIGGSGGTGGIADGLTLELGGDGGDGGKAETASVQHTGIITTTGYSAHGIIAQSISGGGGAAGTAGGVLSIGGTGGAANYGGTAEVRSSGAISTAGDAAIGIMAQSIGGGGGSGGGAEGIAGVGGSGGAGGYGTHANILLSGGSVTTQGEMAHAIMAQSIGGGGGNGGDVIDMSVAVPGLGVGGSASGGGSGGWVCVTNANPSSDCSAGSGAPQPVTIATGGSGAVGILAQSIGGGGGNGGNATGGDAGFGSFQIGGGGGGGGYANTVDVGFQGLSLMTGGSHAAGIVAQSIGGGGGTGGTASSYSAGLGFTASVAVGGTGGNGGYSDKVTVHLTDSSIWTGQDDGDVTDAIGVLAQSISGGGGSGGSSIADALTVAVPTGEDVSLAMSVSTAVGGSGGSSHDAAAVSLTLDGSTAVSTKGASSHGLVAQSIGGGGGNGGSASSLAATAGTVDTVSANIGVSVGGSGSGGGNGGTVTVDLDDSASVATAGDYANAIVAQSIGGGGGNGGVGSVNSKQIGSGFNLTAKVGIGGSGSGGAGAGNATVTLDGGTSLQTSGSGSRGVLVQSIGGGGGTSQGASVGLSASASLPGGGEEAEESEEGSGAFSASVDVSLGRTGGSGGSAGTVDVTTAGKITTFGADADGVLAQSIGGGGGLGGSVGQATSDGSEPLDDEGESDCSSIDGDGESGYCFGVSVGATIDDGGTGGTAANGNAVTLTHAGRIATLGDWADGIVAQSIGGGGGAGGTSTASGSQATANITVGVGGSGGAGGNGGAVDVTFDDNHGNSISTAGYSAYGVLLQSIGGGGGQGGDGSDQAAGRITVGGGFGGSGGAGGSGGTVTAKGWINLSTSGDDAHGIVAQSIGGGGGVGGAGSSTAAEKEHSHTIDLVVGGSGGVGGSGGEVDLSVGTTLNTSGARAFGLVAQSIGGGGGIGGAGEADSIASLVVGGSGGGTIDGGAVTVDLTSQSSITTRGIAAHGLVGQSIGGGGGVGGAASGAPLSFTGNSPGSYGDGGNVAVTADGSIFTRGDYAFGVLAQSIGGGGGFGGNATSAFIGSNGNLSSDGKSGNVTVSLAAGRTIQASGKDSIGIFAQSDAGTDNNGTVDVTVSGTVTGGSGDNGAGIWVSAGKNNVLTVNSGGSVSAASGVAVQYTAGVNSPGDSTLMVNNAGTISGSVKGALPVAAKMSRVARLGGDTAVSVVNEAGGLLADAEIYEADVMNQGSLTIGRSGGIDGTRITGNLTQDAGGLLGITADFAGFRMDRLIIDGDATLAGKLTVNAISVLPDITLPFLTVEGALDHSLSAESSIFDYSISRAGNELSVSADSAHFTDPGAVLNQDQNNVAGHLQQVWDAGGGSFGTLFGTLGSLADHDSGDYAAALSDMSPGISGAAAAGSIAMTQQRLDLLLSCPMFADGTSALVETSCMWSQAGAQTLDQKAGGGVSGFDTTTYALRAGAQVEVSPDWFVGFAGGYDRSSIRGDDGRVNADGDIIYAGASLKHEIGPWLLSGAVAGSYGWYDNTRTIRIPGFAGQAEGDPEIYNLSTRVRAAYTFAQEPYYVRPLIDLDLIYSHASGYRESGTGALDLLVDDAGQWSFHATPAIEVGTRVEVNETTVMRAFAGAGVSFSTVDSWDTSARLAGAPAGIGMFDSEVPLADVVGRVTAGIDLATDSGFGLRVEYNGSFSDTYNSHAGSLRLSHKF, via the coding sequence ATGAAGCACGCCACCAGAAGCAGGAAAGCCCGGCCGAGGTCTTCGCTCACAGCATTCCGGCCCGGCGACCAAGCGGCGCTTCCGTCCGAGCGGAACACCTCGCATTTTTTGTTCGTGCTGGCCGTGGGTCTCGGCGGGGCGGCCCTGGCCGGCGAGGCGTATGCGGGTTGCAATGGAAGTGCAACCCAGACGATCGGCCAGGTCGACTATGGATACACATGGTCGGCCTGTTGGGGCGACAGTGGTGTGGATGACAAGGATGAGAAGAACGGCGATCCCGGAGCGAACATAACGATCAACACCCAGGCCTCGTACACGGCCGGCGCCAGTCTCCCTTACACCATGCCCTGGGATTCCGTCGGCGGTGTCATCATGACATACACGATGGGTGGCGCTGGCGTCGACGAGGGAAGCGCCGGCGCAGGGGGCACCGTGACGATCACCAATTACGGGCCCATAACCCTGACCACCTCGACGGATCCAGGCTCGATCGGCAGCCTGATTTCCGCGACGAGCTTCGGCGGCTCGGGGGACGGGGATAACGACAATTACAAGTCCAACGGTGGGGCAGGCGGGTCCGGAGGCGCGCTGACGATCACCAACTACGGCGCGCTGAGCGTAGAGTCGCTCAGCTCCAATACGGCCAGGGGCATGGCCGGCATCCATGCCGTGAGCAAGGGTGGCACCGGCGGCAACCAGAACAGCGGCGCGGCAGGCGACCAGTTCGGGGGAGTCGGCGGTAGCGGCGGAAGCATCAGCATCACCAACACTGGACAGGTGAATCTCGGCAGCGCGACCAACCCGCTGAACGGGCTGGACTATGTCTGGGGTCTCGCCGCCCAATCCATCGGCCAGGCGGGGGGGCACGACAATGGCGCGGGTGGGGCAGGTGGCGCCATCCGCATCACCAACGGATCAACCGGCGGAAATGCCTCGGTCGGTGCGATCAACATCTACTCGAACAGTGCCGACAGCGTGCGCGGCATCTATGCGTTCAGCCAAGGCTCCTATGGCACGGCCTCTCAGGATTCATCCGACAATGGCGGCGCCGGCGCGGACGGCGACCAGTTCAGCATCGACACCTATTCCGACATCACCGTGGTCGCCACCGGCTCCGGCCCGAACGACCTGTCCGGCGGCATCGTTGCCATCAGTCAGGGTGGTGATGGCGGCGCCGGCACCAAGTCAACGACCGGAGGTCGTGGCGGGAACGGCTCTGCGTTCAACTCGACCCTGAGCGTCCAATCGGGTGTCACGGTTTCGACAAAAGGCGATTATGTCGCCGGCGTCGTCGGGCTGGCCCAGGGCGGTAGAGGCGGCGACGGCGCCAGCGGCGAGAAGGACAGCTCCGGCGGTAAAGGCGGCGACGTCGGCGAGATTCAGATCAACGTCTATGGCGGTTCCATCGAGACCGACGGCCTCGAGGCCTACGGCCTGCTGGGGGGAAGCATCGGCGGTCAGGGAGGCAATGGCGGCGACGACACGGCCCTTGTCGGAACGAGCGGCGGCGGCGGCTACGGTGGCAATGCCGGCGGTGTCGGTGCGTATGTCACTGCTGGCTCCAAGATCACGACGACAGGGGACTTTTCGGCTGCGGTCACCCTGCATTCGATCGGCGGCGGCGGCGGCACGGGCGGCGATTTCACCGACGTGCTCGGCGGCGGTGCCGGCAATGGCGGCAATGGCGGCGATGGCAATACGGCCACCATCAACAATGCTGGCGGGACGATCGACACCTCGGGCGACCATTCCTATGGCATCCTGGTACAGTCGATCGGCGGCAGCGGCGGCACCGGCGGCATCGCCGACGGGCTGACGCTCGAGCTGGGTGGCGATGGCGGCGACGGCGGGAAGGCCGAGACGGCCAGCGTCCAGCATACCGGAATCATCACCACGACCGGCTATTCCGCGCACGGCATCATCGCGCAGTCGATCAGCGGCGGCGGCGGCGCTGCCGGCACGGCGGGCGGGGTGCTGTCTATCGGAGGTACCGGCGGCGCCGCCAACTACGGCGGTACTGCCGAGGTCCGGAGCTCGGGTGCCATCAGCACCGCCGGCGACGCGGCGATCGGTATCATGGCGCAATCCATCGGCGGCGGCGGCGGTTCAGGTGGCGGTGCTGAAGGCATCGCGGGCGTCGGAGGCTCGGGCGGCGCCGGCGGCTACGGTACTCATGCCAACATATTGCTGTCCGGCGGTTCGGTCACCACGCAGGGAGAAATGGCGCATGCGATCATGGCGCAGTCGATCGGCGGCGGCGGCGGCAATGGCGGCGATGTGATCGATATGTCGGTTGCGGTTCCGGGGCTGGGCGTCGGCGGCAGTGCCTCGGGTGGCGGTAGCGGCGGATGGGTCTGCGTCACCAATGCGAATCCCAGCAGCGATTGCTCCGCAGGTTCCGGAGCGCCGCAGCCCGTCACGATCGCGACCGGGGGTTCCGGAGCGGTCGGCATTCTCGCGCAGTCGATCGGCGGCGGCGGCGGCAATGGCGGCAACGCCACGGGCGGCGATGCCGGGTTCGGCAGCTTCCAGATCGGGGGCGGCGGTGGCGGTGGCGGCTATGCAAATACCGTGGATGTCGGCTTCCAGGGCCTCAGCCTGATGACCGGCGGCTCGCACGCCGCGGGCATCGTGGCGCAATCGATCGGCGGCGGCGGCGGCACCGGCGGTACCGCGAGCTCCTATTCCGCAGGTCTCGGCTTCACCGCGTCGGTCGCCGTCGGCGGTACCGGTGGCAACGGCGGGTACAGCGACAAGGTTACAGTGCATCTGACCGACAGTTCCATCTGGACCGGACAGGACGACGGCGACGTGACCGATGCCATCGGCGTGCTCGCGCAGTCGATCAGCGGCGGCGGCGGCAGTGGCGGCTCTTCGATTGCCGACGCACTCACCGTGGCGGTGCCGACCGGTGAGGACGTCTCCCTGGCGATGAGCGTCTCCACGGCGGTTGGAGGCAGCGGTGGATCGTCCCATGACGCCGCCGCGGTGTCACTGACGCTCGACGGCAGCACCGCGGTCTCCACGAAAGGCGCTTCGTCGCATGGCCTCGTGGCGCAGTCGATCGGCGGCGGCGGCGGCAATGGCGGCAGCGCGTCGTCGTTGGCCGCGACGGCGGGCACGGTGGACACGGTTAGCGCCAACATCGGCGTCTCGGTCGGAGGCTCGGGCAGCGGCGGCGGCAATGGCGGTACCGTCACGGTCGATCTCGATGACAGCGCCTCGGTGGCGACGGCCGGCGACTATGCCAATGCGATCGTGGCGCAGTCGATCGGCGGCGGCGGCGGCAATGGCGGCGTCGGCAGTGTCAACAGCAAGCAGATCGGCAGCGGCTTCAACCTGACGGCAAAAGTCGGGATCGGCGGATCGGGCAGCGGCGGCGCCGGCGCCGGGAACGCGACTGTGACGCTCGACGGCGGCACCAGCCTGCAGACCAGCGGGTCCGGTTCGCGCGGCGTGCTCGTTCAGTCGATCGGCGGTGGCGGCGGGACTTCGCAGGGCGCCAGCGTCGGGCTGTCGGCCAGCGCCAGTCTGCCCGGCGGCGGCGAGGAAGCCGAAGAATCGGAAGAGGGCAGCGGCGCTTTCTCCGCATCTGTCGACGTTTCGCTTGGCCGCACCGGCGGCAGCGGCGGCTCGGCCGGCACGGTCGACGTCACCACCGCAGGTAAGATCACTACTTTTGGCGCCGATGCCGACGGGGTATTGGCGCAGTCGATCGGCGGTGGCGGCGGGCTGGGCGGCTCGGTGGGGCAGGCTACTTCCGACGGTTCCGAGCCGCTCGACGACGAGGGAGAGAGCGATTGCTCCAGCATCGACGGCGATGGTGAATCCGGCTACTGCTTCGGAGTCAGTGTCGGCGCGACCATCGACGACGGCGGCACTGGCGGGACGGCCGCAAACGGCAACGCGGTCACGCTGACGCATGCCGGTCGCATCGCCACGCTGGGCGACTGGGCCGACGGCATCGTCGCCCAGTCGATCGGCGGGGGCGGCGGTGCGGGCGGCACCTCCACCGCGTCCGGAAGCCAGGCAACGGCCAACATCACCGTCGGTGTCGGCGGCAGTGGCGGTGCGGGCGGCAATGGCGGTGCGGTCGACGTCACCTTCGACGACAATCATGGCAACAGCATCAGCACCGCGGGATACAGCGCCTATGGCGTGCTGCTGCAGTCGATCGGCGGCGGCGGCGGGCAGGGCGGCGATGGTTCCGACCAGGCGGCAGGCAGGATTACGGTCGGCGGCGGCTTCGGCGGCAGCGGAGGTGCCGGCGGCAGCGGCGGTACGGTCACTGCGAAGGGGTGGATCAACCTTTCGACGAGCGGCGATGACGCGCACGGCATCGTAGCGCAGTCGATCGGCGGCGGCGGCGGCGTCGGCGGCGCCGGAAGCAGCACCGCCGCCGAAAAAGAGCACAGCCACACGATCGATCTCGTTGTCGGCGGCAGCGGCGGTGTCGGCGGCAGCGGCGGCGAAGTCGATCTCAGCGTCGGCACGACCCTCAACACTTCGGGCGCACGGGCATTCGGCCTCGTCGCCCAGTCGATCGGCGGCGGCGGCGGCATCGGCGGCGCTGGCGAGGCCGACAGCATTGCCTCGCTGGTGGTGGGCGGCTCGGGCGGTGGAACAATAGACGGCGGCGCAGTCACGGTCGACCTGACGAGCCAGAGCTCGATCACGACGCGGGGCATAGCCGCCCATGGCCTTGTCGGCCAGTCGATCGGCGGCGGCGGCGGTGTTGGCGGCGCCGCCTCGGGTGCGCCGCTCTCTTTCACCGGCAACAGCCCCGGCAGCTACGGTGACGGTGGCAACGTCGCCGTCACGGCCGACGGCAGCATCTTCACGCGCGGCGACTACGCCTTCGGCGTGCTGGCGCAGTCGATCGGCGGCGGCGGCGGCTTCGGCGGCAATGCGACGAGTGCCTTTATCGGTTCCAACGGAAATCTCTCGTCGGACGGCAAGAGCGGCAATGTTACGGTCAGCCTCGCTGCCGGCAGGACTATTCAGGCGTCCGGCAAGGACTCGATCGGCATATTCGCGCAGAGCGATGCAGGAACGGACAACAACGGCACGGTCGATGTGACCGTCAGTGGTACTGTCACCGGCGGTTCCGGCGACAACGGTGCCGGCATCTGGGTTTCGGCCGGTAAAAACAACGTGTTGACCGTCAACTCCGGAGGCAGCGTCTCGGCCGCTTCGGGCGTCGCCGTTCAATATACCGCCGGCGTAAACTCGCCCGGAGACAGCACCCTGATGGTGAACAACGCCGGTACCATCAGCGGCAGCGTGAAAGGAGCCTTGCCCGTCGCGGCCAAAATGTCGAGGGTGGCCCGCTTGGGCGGCGACACGGCAGTCTCCGTCGTCAACGAGGCAGGCGGCCTGTTGGCGGATGCGGAGATCTACGAGGCTGACGTAATGAATCAAGGCAGCCTCACGATCGGTCGTTCCGGCGGTATCGACGGCACCCGGATCACAGGCAACCTCACGCAGGACGCAGGTGGGCTGCTGGGGATCACCGCCGACTTCGCCGGCTTCCGTATGGACCGGCTGATCATCGACGGCGACGCCACGCTCGCCGGCAAGTTGACGGTGAACGCCATCAGCGTCCTGCCAGACATCACCCTGCCGTTCCTCACTGTCGAAGGCGCCCTGGACCATTCGTTGAGCGCCGAGTCGTCGATCTTCGATTATTCCATCAGCCGTGCGGGAAATGAGCTGTCGGTTTCAGCGGACTCGGCTCACTTCACCGATCCCGGTGCCGTGCTGAACCAAGACCAGAACAACGTCGCCGGTCATCTGCAGCAGGTTTGGGACGCCGGCGGCGGTTCCTTCGGCACGCTTTTCGGCACGCTCGGATCTCTGGCCGACCACGATTCCGGCGACTACGCGGCTGCTCTCTCCGACATGTCGCCCGGCATTTCAGGCGCGGCCGCGGCCGGCAGCATCGCCATGACGCAGCAGCGTCTCGACCTGCTATTGAGCTGCCCGATGTTTGCCGATGGCACCTCGGCTCTGGTCGAGACGAGTTGCATGTGGAGCCAGGCCGGGGCACAAACACTGGACCAGAAGGCCGGCGGCGGCGTGTCGGGCTTCGATACGACGACCTACGCTCTTCGGGCGGGGGCCCAGGTGGAGGTGTCGCCGGACTGGTTCGTCGGCTTCGCCGGCGGCTATGACCGCAGTTCCATTCGCGGCGACGACGGCCGGGTCAACGCCGACGGCGACATCATCTATGCCGGCGCCTCGCTGAAGCATGAGATCGGCCCATGGCTGCTGTCTGGCGCCGTCGCCGGCAGCTATGGTTGGTACGACAACACGCGCACGATCCGCATTCCGGGCTTCGCCGGCCAGGCCGAGGGCGATCCGGAGATCTACAACCTCAGCACCCGGGTACGCGCCGCCTATACCTTCGCGCAGGAGCCCTATTATGTGCGGCCTCTGATCGATCTCGATCTGATCTACTCGCATGCCAGCGGTTATCGCGAGTCGGGAACCGGTGCGCTCGACCTCCTGGTCGACGACGCCGGCCAATGGAGCTTCCACGCAACCCCGGCGATCGAGGTCGGCACGCGGGTGGAGGTGAACGAAACGACGGTGATGCGGGCGTTTGCAGGCGCGGGAGTGAGCTTCAGCACGGTGGACAGCTGGGATACCTCGGCCCGGCTAGCCGGTGCTCCGGCCGGGATCGGCATGTTCGACAGCGAGGTGCCGTTGGCAGACGTGGTCGGGCGGGTAACCGCGGGCATCGATCTTGCAACGGATAGCGGCTTCGGTCTCCGCGTGGAATATAACGGCTCATTCTCGGACACCTACAACAGTCATGCCGGTTCGCTGCGCTTGAGCCACAAGTTCTGA
- a CDS encoding sulfurtransferase, which translates to MRIASLAFTLSFLASSALAADISPLVDAEWVKAHAGDKDVVILDIRDKVAETELGDKPYIQGAVVAPYASAGWRTEVGGVPGMLPPLEQITKLIGDLGIDDDDHVVIVPWGTDSTEFGGATRVYWTFKYLGHEEVSILDGGWRQYDAAGGARSAEAVKPEPASFHAEPQEKLLATTEEVAAALKAGVKLIDGRPAEQHEGKSKSPVVRANGTIPGSINIEHSKLYSQDHALFARPETVKALTEAAGLAAEEENIAFCNTGHWASVTWFALSEVLGNKNTTMYDGSMAEWTADPARPVENKSGT; encoded by the coding sequence ATGCGCATCGCATCATTAGCCTTCACGCTGTCCTTCCTCGCCTCTTCAGCGCTGGCTGCCGACATCAGTCCACTCGTAGATGCCGAATGGGTCAAGGCGCATGCCGGCGATAAGGACGTCGTCATCCTCGACATCCGCGACAAGGTCGCCGAGACAGAACTTGGCGACAAGCCCTATATCCAGGGCGCGGTGGTCGCCCCCTATGCGAGCGCCGGTTGGCGTACCGAGGTGGGCGGCGTCCCCGGCATGCTGCCGCCGCTGGAGCAGATCACCAAGTTGATCGGCGATCTCGGCATCGACGATGACGATCACGTCGTCATCGTGCCCTGGGGTACGGACTCCACTGAGTTCGGTGGCGCGACCCGCGTCTATTGGACGTTCAAATATCTCGGCCATGAGGAAGTCTCGATCCTCGACGGCGGGTGGCGGCAGTACGACGCCGCCGGCGGGGCACGCTCCGCCGAGGCCGTAAAGCCCGAGCCGGCGTCGTTCCACGCCGAGCCGCAGGAAAAGCTGCTGGCGACGACCGAGGAAGTCGCTGCCGCGCTTAAGGCCGGCGTCAAGCTCATCGATGGCCGGCCGGCCGAGCAGCACGAGGGCAAGTCCAAGAGCCCGGTCGTGCGCGCCAACGGCACTATTCCTGGATCGATCAATATCGAGCACTCCAAGCTCTACAGTCAGGACCACGCGCTTTTCGCCCGACCCGAAACTGTGAAGGCCCTGACCGAGGCCGCCGGTCTGGCTGCGGAAGAGGAAAACATCGCCTTCTGCAACACGGGGCACTGGGCATCCGTAACATGGTTCGCCCTGTCCGAGGTGCTAGGCAACAAGAACACCACCATGTATGACGGCTCGATGGCCGAATGGACGGCCGACCCGGCGCGCCCGGTCGAGAACAAGTCGGGCACCTGA
- a CDS encoding YeeE/YedE family protein — MTDISFDRSRYLPPAIVDRGPALVAGGALLIGFLVIAQLIDLRQAALFVVGGLLGVALYHGSFGFTGGWRRMVVERRGRGIRAQMLMIGVAALAMIPLISAGSLGGQPIVGALAPVGVSVLVGAAMFGLGMQLGGGCGSGTLFTVGGGSARMLVTLAFFIVGALIGSAHLPWWLTLPSFGTIDLGRQLGTGTAILATLAGLGLVALATALIEWRAHGNIEREPEPSRAGWAWLLYGPWPLVGAGLLMALLNVATLLLAGHPWSVTFGFGLWGAKAAQAVGVPVATWEFWNWPGPQAALNASVLADVTSVMNFGIVLGAAAAASLAGKFAPKAKIPFGSMLAAVVGGLLMGYGARLSFGCNIGALFSGIASGSLHGWLWFATAFVGSFVGVWMRPLFGLDGFKKK; from the coding sequence ATGACCGACATTTCCTTTGATCGTTCGCGATATTTGCCGCCGGCGATTGTCGACCGTGGGCCGGCGCTCGTAGCCGGCGGCGCACTGCTGATAGGCTTTCTCGTCATCGCGCAGCTGATCGATCTGCGGCAGGCGGCCCTCTTCGTCGTCGGCGGCCTGTTGGGGGTCGCTCTTTATCACGGCTCCTTCGGTTTCACGGGCGGGTGGCGCCGGATGGTGGTCGAACGTCGCGGGCGCGGCATCCGCGCCCAGATGCTGATGATCGGCGTGGCGGCATTGGCCATGATCCCGCTGATCTCGGCAGGCAGCCTCGGTGGCCAGCCGATCGTCGGCGCGCTGGCGCCGGTCGGGGTCTCCGTACTCGTCGGGGCTGCCATGTTCGGGTTGGGCATGCAGCTTGGCGGCGGCTGCGGTTCGGGCACATTGTTCACCGTCGGCGGCGGTTCGGCCCGCATGCTCGTCACGCTTGCCTTCTTCATCGTCGGCGCGCTCATCGGCTCGGCGCATCTTCCGTGGTGGCTGACCCTTCCATCCTTCGGCACGATCGATCTCGGCCGGCAGCTCGGGACCGGCACTGCCATCCTCGCGACGCTCGCAGGGCTCGGCCTCGTTGCCCTGGCGACGGCGCTGATCGAGTGGCGCGCGCATGGCAATATCGAAAGGGAGCCGGAACCGTCGCGTGCGGGTTGGGCCTGGCTGCTTTACGGTCCATGGCCTCTGGTGGGGGCAGGGCTGCTCATGGCTTTGCTCAACGTCGCCACGCTGCTGCTTGCCGGCCATCCCTGGTCGGTCACGTTCGGCTTCGGCCTGTGGGGCGCCAAGGCGGCGCAGGCGGTCGGCGTTCCGGTCGCGACGTGGGAGTTCTGGAACTGGCCGGGGCCGCAAGCGGCGCTCAATGCAAGCGTCCTCGCCGACGTTACATCGGTGATGAATTTCGGTATCGTTCTTGGCGCGGCAGCCGCCGCGAGTCTTGCCGGAAAATTCGCGCCGAAGGCGAAAATTCCGTTTGGCTCCATGCTCGCGGCCGTCGTCGGCGGTCTGTTGATGGGCTATGGCGCACGGCTTTCCTTCGGCTGCAATATAGGCGCGCTGTTCTCAGGCATCGCTTCGGGCAGCCTGCATGGCTGGCTGTGGTTTGCGACTGCCTTTGTCGGCTCGTTCGTCGGCGTCTGGATGCGTCCGCTTTTCGGTCTCGACGGGTTCAAGAAGAAATGA
- a CDS encoding DUF6969 family protein produces MAEQAIELARREIAYCETLLAKGGLNVLSETFRDTAEIKAWDHYPTGDVFDPTSGAQWFYHCHPAEEGAEEHGHFHCFLRPQGPQGPIHHLAAVGVDAHGRLLRLFTVNQWVVGDDWLGAEGTIALLPRFDVQMPRPSYLVNRWLTAIFAAYEPQIAELIRERDRTLLTHRQPEGVEARQDRALEVTSEFKLSGG; encoded by the coding sequence ATGGCTGAGCAAGCCATAGAACTTGCGCGCCGCGAGATTGCCTACTGCGAAACCTTGCTCGCCAAGGGCGGTCTCAACGTGCTCAGCGAGACCTTTCGCGACACGGCTGAAATCAAGGCCTGGGACCACTACCCGACAGGCGATGTGTTCGACCCGACGAGCGGCGCTCAGTGGTTCTATCACTGCCACCCGGCTGAAGAGGGAGCGGAAGAACACGGCCATTTCCACTGCTTCTTGCGACCGCAAGGACCGCAAGGGCCGATCCACCATCTCGCGGCTGTGGGGGTCGACGCTCACGGGCGCCTTTTGCGGCTTTTCACGGTGAACCAGTGGGTGGTCGGCGATGACTGGCTCGGCGCGGAAGGCACGATCGCTCTTTTGCCGCGCTTCGACGTGCAGATGCCGCGGCCGTCTTATCTCGTGAACCGTTGGCTGACGGCAATTTTCGCCGCCTACGAGCCGCAAATAGCCGAACTGATCCGCGAGCGTGACCGCACCTTGCTCACGCACCGCCAGCCTGAAGGCGTCGAAGCGCGCCAGGACCGCGCGCTGGAGGTAACTTCGGAGTTCAAGCTTTCGGGTGGCTAG
- a CDS encoding CopG family transcriptional regulator: MRTTLAIDDDVLIAAKAMAAQQHRSVGEVISELARRSLRRPRSSGERNGIPLLSPQPDAPPVTLEIVNALRDELP; this comes from the coding sequence ATGAGAACGACCCTGGCAATCGACGACGATGTACTGATCGCCGCAAAGGCGATGGCAGCCCAGCAGCACCGGAGCGTCGGCGAAGTCATTTCCGAACTGGCTAGACGTTCTTTGCGCAGACCGCGCAGCAGCGGCGAGCGCAATGGAATTCCTCTCTTATCACCTCAGCCGGATGCTCCGCCAGTGACGCTCGAGATCGTCAACGCCTTGCGTGACGAACTGCCGTGA
- a CDS encoding TA system VapC family ribonuclease toxin produces MTFLLDVNVLIALIDPGHVAHDDAHEWFAATGQTAWATCPITENGVIRIVGNPKYPNSPGSPSLVMEIVGKMRSLPGHSFWPDDVSLVGSRDIAPTKILTSGQVTDTYLLALAKARGGQLATFDRKLSAAAVTRGNSALHLITTTRVR; encoded by the coding sequence GTGACTTTCCTGCTCGACGTCAATGTGCTGATTGCCTTAATCGATCCGGGCCATGTTGCCCATGACGATGCGCACGAATGGTTCGCGGCGACGGGTCAGACCGCGTGGGCTACCTGCCCCATTACCGAAAACGGCGTCATCCGGATTGTCGGCAATCCCAAATATCCGAATTCTCCCGGTTCACCGTCACTCGTGATGGAGATCGTCGGCAAAATGCGGTCGCTCCCCGGTCACAGTTTTTGGCCGGACGATGTGAGCCTTGTCGGGTCACGTGATATCGCTCCCACGAAAATCCTAACTTCGGGGCAGGTAACTGACACCTATCTCCTTGCGCTCGCCAAGGCGCGTGGGGGGCAACTGGCGACATTCGATCGCAAGCTCTCAGCAGCGGCGGTCACGAGGGGTAATTCTGCCTTGCACCTGATCACTACAACTCGGGTTCGTTAA